From a region of the Thermomonas sp. HDW16 genome:
- the nuoF gene encoding NADH-quinone oxidoreductase subunit NuoF yields MGGHSHNSEGYGPVGPAPSEHSVVYTTLHFDKPWSYENYLKTGGYSALRKILEEKIEPAAVIEMVKASGLRGRGGAGFPTGLKWSFMPKGPGQKYILCNSDESEPGTAKDRDILRYNPHAVIEGMAIACYATGSTVAYNYLRGEFHHEPFEHLEEATREAYANGWLGKNILGSGIDIDLYNALGAGAYICGEETALMESLEGKKGQPRYKPPFPANFGLYGKPTTINNTETYASVPAIVRNGAEWFANLGKPNNGGPKIFSVSGHVNKPGNYEIRLGTPFADLLAMAGGVRNGHKLKGVIPGGSSMPVLPADVMMACTMDYDSIQKAGSGLGSGAVIVMDETTCMVRACQRIARFYYAESCGQCTPCREGTGWMYRMLTRIADFEATIDDLQMLRAAAGQIEGHTICAFGEAAAWPVQGFLRHFWHEFEYAIVNGRFYVDDERAGTLIKTVEVAA; encoded by the coding sequence ATGGGCGGTCATTCGCACAATTCCGAGGGCTACGGCCCGGTCGGCCCGGCGCCGTCGGAACACAGCGTGGTCTACACCACGCTGCATTTCGACAAGCCGTGGTCGTACGAGAACTACCTGAAGACCGGTGGTTACAGCGCGCTGCGCAAGATCCTCGAGGAGAAGATCGAGCCGGCCGCCGTCATCGAGATGGTCAAGGCCTCCGGCCTGCGCGGCCGCGGCGGCGCGGGTTTCCCGACCGGCCTGAAGTGGAGCTTCATGCCGAAGGGCCCGGGGCAGAAGTACATCCTGTGCAACTCGGACGAATCCGAACCGGGCACGGCCAAGGATCGCGACATCCTGCGCTACAACCCGCATGCGGTGATCGAGGGCATGGCGATCGCCTGCTACGCCACCGGTTCGACGGTTGCCTACAACTACCTTCGCGGCGAATTCCACCACGAGCCGTTCGAGCACCTGGAAGAAGCCACCCGCGAGGCTTACGCGAACGGCTGGCTGGGCAAGAATATCCTGGGCTCCGGCATCGACATCGACCTGTACAACGCACTCGGCGCCGGCGCCTACATCTGCGGCGAAGAAACCGCGCTGATGGAATCGCTGGAAGGCAAGAAGGGCCAGCCGCGCTACAAGCCGCCGTTCCCGGCCAATTTCGGCCTGTACGGCAAGCCGACCACCATCAACAACACCGAGACCTATGCCTCGGTCCCGGCCATCGTGCGCAACGGCGCGGAGTGGTTCGCGAACTTGGGCAAGCCGAACAACGGTGGCCCGAAGATCTTCTCGGTGTCAGGCCACGTCAACAAGCCGGGCAACTACGAAATCCGCCTCGGCACCCCATTCGCCGACCTGCTGGCGATGGCCGGCGGCGTGCGCAATGGCCACAAACTGAAGGGTGTGATTCCCGGCGGTTCGTCGATGCCGGTATTGCCGGCGGACGTGATGATGGCCTGCACGATGGACTACGACAGCATCCAGAAGGCCGGTTCCGGCCTGGGCTCGGGCGCGGTCATCGTGATGGACGAGACCACTTGCATGGTGCGCGCCTGCCAACGCATCGCGCGCTTCTACTACGCCGAGTCCTGCGGTCAGTGCACCCCGTGCCGCGAAGGTACCGGCTGGATGTACCGCATGCTGACCCGCATCGCCGATTTCGAAGCGACCATCGACGACCTGCAGATGCTGCGCGCTGCCGCCGGGCAGATCGAAGGCCACACCATCTGCGCCTTCGGCGAAGCCGCGGCGTGGCCGGTGCAGGGCTTCCTGCGCCACTTCTGGCACGAATTCGAATACGCCATCGTGAACGGACGTTTCTACGTCGACGACGAACGCGCAGGCACCTTGATCAAGACCGTGGAGGTCGCGGCATGA
- a CDS encoding NADH-quinone oxidoreductase subunit M, with protein MMQLPLLSLLIWLPILGGVFTMMAGNTRPQAARWIALAFAFATFLLSIPLFTGFDLGNAAMQFVEQKTWIAAYDIQYHLGADGISLALIGLTTLTTVLVLIGAWGAIDKRVSQYYAAFLILEGLMIGVFSALDALLFYVFFEGMLIPMFIIIGVWGGPRRVYASVKFFLYTFLGSVFMLVGLIYLYLKGGSWQLADMAALPLTMAEQTWLFFAFLVAFAVKVPMFPVHTWLPDAHVEAPTGGSVILAAIMLKIGGYGFLRFVLPIVPDAGHHYAWLVITLSLIAVVYVGLVALVQEDMKKLIAYSSVSHMGFVTLGTFIAFALVRNGSPGGVDAAQLGLQGAMVQMISHGFISGAMFSCVGVLYDRMHSRMIKDYGGVANAMPWFAAFWVLFAMANSGLPGTSGFVGEFMVILAAFQANPLIAFAAAFTLIIGAGYTLWLTKRVIWGDVGNAHVAELEDINMREWIVLGVFAIGVIVLGVYPKPLTDLMEPSIAQLAGQLAATKL; from the coding sequence GTGATGCAATTGCCTCTACTCAGTTTGTTGATCTGGCTGCCGATCCTCGGTGGCGTGTTCACCATGATGGCGGGCAACACCCGTCCGCAGGCGGCGCGCTGGATCGCGCTGGCCTTCGCCTTCGCCACCTTCCTGCTCAGCATCCCGCTGTTCACCGGGTTCGACCTCGGCAACGCGGCCATGCAGTTCGTCGAGCAGAAGACCTGGATCGCCGCCTACGACATCCAGTACCACCTCGGCGCGGACGGCATCTCGCTGGCGCTGATCGGCCTGACCACGCTGACCACGGTGCTGGTGCTGATCGGTGCCTGGGGCGCGATCGACAAGCGCGTCAGCCAGTACTACGCCGCGTTCCTGATCCTAGAAGGCCTGATGATCGGCGTGTTCAGCGCGCTCGATGCGCTGCTGTTCTACGTGTTCTTCGAAGGCATGCTGATCCCGATGTTCATCATCATCGGCGTGTGGGGTGGCCCGCGCCGGGTGTATGCCTCGGTCAAGTTCTTCCTGTACACCTTCCTCGGTTCGGTGTTCATGCTGGTCGGGCTGATCTACCTGTACCTGAAGGGCGGCAGCTGGCAGCTGGCGGACATGGCCGCGCTGCCGTTGACCATGGCGGAGCAAACCTGGCTGTTCTTCGCCTTCCTGGTCGCGTTCGCGGTCAAGGTACCGATGTTCCCGGTGCACACCTGGTTGCCGGATGCGCACGTCGAGGCGCCTACCGGGGGCTCGGTGATCCTGGCCGCGATCATGCTGAAGATCGGCGGCTACGGCTTCCTGCGCTTCGTGCTGCCGATCGTGCCGGATGCTGGCCACCACTACGCCTGGCTGGTGATCACGCTGTCGCTGATCGCGGTGGTCTATGTCGGCCTGGTGGCGCTTGTGCAGGAGGACATGAAGAAGCTGATCGCCTATTCGTCGGTCTCGCACATGGGCTTCGTCACCCTCGGCACCTTCATCGCCTTCGCCCTGGTGCGTAACGGCAGTCCGGGTGGCGTCGATGCGGCGCAGCTGGGCCTGCAAGGCGCGATGGTGCAGATGATCAGCCACGGCTTCATCTCCGGCGCGATGTTCTCCTGCGTCGGCGTGCTGTACGACCGCATGCATAGCCGCATGATCAAGGACTACGGCGGAGTCGCCAACGCGATGCCGTGGTTCGCTGCGTTCTGGGTGCTGTTCGCGATGGCCAACTCCGGCCTGCCAGGCACCAGTGGTTTCGTCGGTGAATTCATGGTGATCCTGGCTGCGTTCCAGGCCAACCCGCTGATCGCGTTCGCCGCGGCCTTCACCCTGATCATCGGCGCCGGTTACACCTTGTGGCTGACCAAGCGGGTGATCTGGGGCGATGTCGGCAATGCCCACGTCGCCGAACTCGAAGACATCAACATGCGCGAATGGATCGTGCTGGGCGTGTTCGCCATCGGCGTCATCGTGCTGGGCGTGTACCCGAAACCGCTGACCGACCTGATGGAACCCTCCATCGCGCAACTGGCGGGCCAGCTCGCCGCGACCAAGCTTTAA
- the nuoK gene encoding NADH-quinone oxidoreductase subunit NuoK has protein sequence MSNLFGALTLGHYLALGAVLFCISVAGIFLNRKNVIMLLMSLELMLLAVNINFVAFSRSLGDAAGQVFVFFILTVAAAEAAIGLAILVTLFRNRRTIDVADIDSLKG, from the coding sequence ATGTCGAATCTGTTCGGTGCCCTGACCCTGGGCCACTACCTCGCGCTCGGCGCGGTGCTGTTCTGCATCAGCGTGGCCGGCATCTTCCTCAATCGCAAGAACGTGATCATGTTGCTGATGTCGCTGGAGCTGATGCTGCTGGCGGTGAACATCAACTTCGTCGCGTTCTCGCGCTCGCTGGGCGATGCCGCCGGCCAGGTGTTCGTGTTCTTCATCCTGACCGTGGCTGCCGCCGAAGCGGCGATCGGCCTCGCCATCCTGGTCACCCTGTTCCGCAACCGCCGCACCATCGACGTGGCGGACATCGACAGCTTGAAGGGCTGA
- the nuoE gene encoding NADH-quinone oxidoreductase subunit NuoE translates to MKATGNFEACRNVDPMVALSGETRAHIDHWLEKFPADRKRSAVLQGLFAAQEQNGGWLSDELIAAVAKYLDLPPVWAYEVATFYSMFETEKVGRNNVAFCTNISCWLNGAEDLVAHAEKKLGCKLGGSTADGRVYLKREEECVAACCGAPVVVINGHYHEKLDTAKVDELLDGLK, encoded by the coding sequence ATGAAGGCGACGGGCAATTTCGAGGCCTGCCGCAACGTCGACCCGATGGTGGCACTGTCGGGCGAGACGCGCGCGCATATCGACCACTGGCTGGAAAAATTCCCGGCCGACCGCAAGCGTTCCGCGGTGCTGCAGGGCTTGTTCGCGGCACAGGAACAGAACGGCGGCTGGCTGAGCGATGAGCTCATCGCCGCGGTGGCCAAGTACCTGGACCTGCCGCCGGTGTGGGCCTATGAAGTAGCGACTTTCTACTCGATGTTCGAGACCGAAAAAGTCGGCCGCAACAACGTGGCTTTCTGCACCAACATCAGCTGCTGGTTGAACGGCGCCGAAGACCTGGTCGCGCACGCCGAGAAGAAGCTGGGCTGCAAGCTGGGCGGTTCCACCGCCGATGGTCGCGTCTACCTCAAGCGTGAGGAAGAATGCGTGGCCGCGTGCTGCGGCGCGCCGGTGGTGGTGATCAACGGGCATTACCACGAGAAGCTCGACACCGCGAAGGTGGACGAGCTGCTGGACGGGCTGAAGTAA
- the nuoL gene encoding NADH-quinone oxidoreductase subunit L: protein MIISKTHLLLIVLLPLLGAVLAGLFGRKIGRVGAHSVTILGVAASCAMSCHVLWQLMQGAAPFNENVYTFFQVGDIQANVGFMVDKLTAMMMMVVTFVSLLVHIYTIGYMAEDDGYQRFFSYISLFTFSMLMLVMSNNFLQLFFGWEAVGLVSYLLIGFWFKRPSAIFANLKAFLVNRVGDFGFLLGIAGVLYWIGTLDYATAFANAPLVRDATVSIFAGHEWSVPTIICISLFIGAMGKSAQVPLHVWLPDSMEGPTPISALIHAATMVTAGIFMVARMSPLFEMSPAALNFILFIGATTAFWTGLIGMVQNDIKRVVAYSTLSQLGYMTVALGLSAYSAAVYHLMTHAFFKALLFLAAGSVIIGMHHEQDMRKMGGLRKYMPITFVTSLLGTLALVGTPFFSGFYSKDTIIEAAAEHAHEHANWVALYANWAVLLGAFVTSFYSFRLLYLTFFGEERFRDAHAHDAHHGDAHHAHDDHHDDHGHHGAHEPHESPWVVTLPLILLAIPSVLIGFFTVGPMLFGTDVMGHHQQLPFFLGAIEVLKENDVVAKLAEEFHGPVAFALHGFMAPAFWLALAGFALATLLYLVKPEWRVGINRTLAWPIKVLENKYWMDDLWINGFAGGGVKLGKLSRLFDTKVIDGVAVNGSASIVGLAAGVLRKLQSGYLYDYAFAMILGLVALLALANHYWL from the coding sequence ATGATCATTTCGAAGACCCATCTGCTGCTGATCGTGCTGCTGCCCCTGCTGGGGGCGGTGCTGGCGGGCCTGTTCGGTCGCAAGATCGGCCGCGTCGGCGCGCACAGCGTGACCATCCTCGGCGTGGCCGCCAGCTGTGCCATGTCCTGCCATGTGCTGTGGCAGCTGATGCAGGGCGCGGCGCCCTTCAACGAGAACGTCTACACCTTCTTCCAGGTTGGCGACATCCAGGCCAACGTCGGCTTCATGGTCGACAAGCTGACCGCGATGATGATGATGGTGGTCACCTTCGTGTCGCTGCTGGTGCATATCTACACCATCGGCTACATGGCCGAGGACGACGGTTACCAGCGCTTCTTCAGCTACATCTCGCTGTTCACCTTCAGCATGCTGATGCTGGTGATGAGCAACAACTTCCTGCAGCTGTTCTTCGGCTGGGAAGCGGTGGGCCTGGTCTCGTACCTGCTGATCGGCTTCTGGTTCAAGCGGCCCAGCGCGATCTTCGCCAACCTCAAGGCGTTCCTGGTCAATCGCGTCGGCGATTTCGGCTTCTTGCTCGGCATCGCAGGCGTGCTGTACTGGATCGGCACGCTGGATTACGCCACCGCGTTCGCCAATGCGCCGCTGGTCCGCGATGCGACGGTCTCGATCTTCGCCGGTCATGAATGGTCGGTGCCCACCATCATCTGCATCAGCCTGTTCATCGGCGCGATGGGCAAGTCGGCGCAGGTGCCGCTGCACGTCTGGCTGCCGGATTCGATGGAAGGCCCGACCCCGATTTCCGCGCTGATCCACGCGGCGACGATGGTCACCGCCGGCATCTTCATGGTGGCGCGCATGTCGCCGCTGTTCGAGATGTCGCCGGCCGCGCTGAACTTCATCCTGTTCATCGGCGCCACCACCGCGTTCTGGACCGGCCTGATCGGCATGGTGCAGAACGACATCAAGCGCGTGGTCGCGTATTCGACCCTGTCGCAGCTCGGTTACATGACGGTGGCGCTGGGTCTGTCCGCGTATTCCGCGGCGGTCTACCACCTGATGACCCACGCCTTCTTCAAGGCCCTGCTGTTCCTGGCCGCGGGCAGCGTGATCATCGGCATGCACCACGAGCAGGACATGCGCAAGATGGGCGGCCTGCGCAAGTACATGCCGATCACCTTCGTCACCAGCCTGCTGGGCACGCTGGCGCTGGTCGGCACGCCGTTCTTCAGTGGCTTCTATTCGAAGGACACCATCATCGAGGCCGCCGCGGAGCACGCACACGAGCATGCCAACTGGGTGGCGCTGTACGCCAATTGGGCAGTGCTGCTGGGTGCCTTCGTGACCAGCTTCTACAGCTTCCGCCTGCTGTACCTGACCTTCTTCGGCGAAGAGCGCTTCCGCGATGCGCATGCGCACGACGCGCACCATGGCGATGCGCACCACGCGCACGATGATCACCATGACGACCATGGCCATCATGGCGCGCATGAACCGCATGAAAGTCCGTGGGTGGTGACCTTGCCGCTGATCCTGCTGGCGATCCCGTCGGTGCTGATCGGTTTCTTCACGGTGGGGCCCATGCTGTTCGGCACCGACGTGATGGGGCATCACCAGCAGCTGCCGTTCTTCCTCGGCGCGATCGAAGTGCTCAAGGAAAACGACGTGGTTGCGAAGTTGGCCGAAGAGTTCCACGGCCCTGTCGCGTTCGCGCTGCACGGCTTCATGGCACCTGCGTTCTGGCTGGCGCTAGCGGGTTTTGCGCTGGCAACCTTGCTGTATCTGGTCAAGCCGGAATGGCGCGTGGGCATCAATCGCACGCTGGCGTGGCCGATCAAGGTGCTCGAGAACAAGTACTGGATGGACGACCTGTGGATCAACGGGTTCGCCGGCGGTGGCGTCAAGCTGGGCAAGCTCTCGCGCCTGTTCGACACCAAAGTGATCGACGGCGTGGCGGTGAACGGCAGCGCCAGCATCGTCGGATTGGCGGCCGGGGTGCTGCGCAAGCTGCAGTCCGGCTACCTGTACGACTACGCCTTCGCCATGATCCTGGGCCTGGTCGCGCTGCTGGCGCTGGCCAACCACTACTGGCTGTAA
- the nuoH gene encoding NADH-quinone oxidoreductase subunit NuoH, with translation MTTVIEPLRDGLLSFGTFGMLVWIVLKVLAIAVPVIVSVAFYVVWERKLIGWMHVRHGPMYIGKGILQAFADVFKLLFKEVVQPTVASPFLFRLAPLIALVPAFAAWAVVPFDAQVVLSNANAGLLYLLAMTSLGVYGVILAGWASNSKYAFLGAMRAASQVVSYEIAMGFALVGVLIAAGSLNLTDIVMAQSGNAGFLEWFWVPLLPLFVVYFISGVAETNRAPFDVVEGESEIVAGHMVEYSGSQFALFFLAEYANMILISFLTSIFFLGGWLSPFQGMGIPLLSVDGWWWLLAKVFFFASCFIWFRASFPRYRYDQIMRLGWKVFIPITIAWIFVTALMVYFGVIQAGQ, from the coding sequence ATGACCACCGTGATCGAACCGCTGCGCGACGGTCTGCTGTCGTTCGGCACCTTCGGCATGCTGGTGTGGATCGTGTTGAAGGTCCTCGCCATCGCGGTGCCGGTGATCGTGAGCGTGGCGTTCTACGTGGTGTGGGAGCGCAAGTTGATCGGCTGGATGCATGTCCGCCACGGGCCGATGTACATCGGCAAGGGCATCCTGCAGGCCTTCGCCGACGTGTTCAAGCTGCTGTTCAAGGAAGTGGTGCAGCCGACCGTGGCCAGCCCGTTCCTGTTCCGCCTGGCCCCGCTGATCGCGTTGGTGCCGGCCTTCGCCGCTTGGGCAGTCGTGCCGTTCGACGCGCAGGTGGTGCTGTCCAACGCCAATGCCGGCTTGTTGTACTTGCTGGCGATGACCTCGCTGGGCGTGTACGGCGTGATCCTGGCCGGTTGGGCATCGAACTCGAAGTACGCCTTCCTCGGCGCGATGCGCGCCGCCTCGCAGGTGGTGAGCTACGAAATCGCGATGGGCTTCGCCCTGGTCGGCGTGCTGATCGCCGCCGGCAGCCTGAACCTGACCGACATCGTGATGGCGCAGTCCGGCAATGCCGGTTTCCTGGAATGGTTCTGGGTGCCGTTGCTGCCGCTGTTCGTGGTGTATTTCATCTCTGGCGTTGCCGAAACCAACCGCGCACCGTTCGACGTGGTGGAAGGCGAATCGGAAATCGTGGCCGGCCACATGGTGGAGTATTCCGGCTCGCAGTTCGCGCTGTTCTTCCTGGCCGAATACGCCAACATGATCCTGATCAGCTTCCTGACCTCGATCTTCTTCCTCGGCGGCTGGCTCAGCCCGTTCCAGGGCATGGGCATTCCGCTCTTGAGCGTGGATGGCTGGTGGTGGCTGCTCGCGAAGGTGTTCTTCTTCGCCAGTTGCTTCATCTGGTTCCGCGCCTCGTTCCCGCGTTACCGCTACGACCAGATCATGCGGTTGGGCTGGAAGGTCTTCATCCCGATCACCATCGCCTGGATCTTCGTGACCGCGCTGATGGTGTATTTCGGCGTCATCCAGGCGGGGCAGTAA
- a CDS encoding NADH-quinone oxidoreductase subunit J — protein sequence MSLDFTTLVFLGFAATAAIAALATISSRNPVHAALWLVLTFFSVACTWIVGGAEFLGIALVLVYVGAVMVLFLFVVMMLDVDLAPLREGYVRYLPVGLVVALVMLAQIVALIGVKAAMQAPLADNAAVATDVPNTTWLARALFTEFMLPFEVAAVILTVAVVAAVMLTLRRRGGTKHQDPSAQARVKASDRVRIIKMDAVKPEPPSAAEGEAAP from the coding sequence ATGAGCCTTGATTTCACGACCCTTGTCTTCCTCGGCTTCGCCGCCACCGCCGCCATCGCGGCATTGGCGACGATCAGCTCGCGCAACCCGGTGCACGCCGCGCTGTGGCTGGTGCTGACCTTCTTCTCGGTGGCCTGTACCTGGATCGTCGGCGGGGCCGAGTTCCTCGGCATCGCGCTGGTGCTGGTCTATGTCGGCGCGGTGATGGTGCTGTTCCTGTTCGTAGTGATGATGCTGGACGTCGACCTTGCACCGCTACGCGAAGGCTATGTGCGCTACTTGCCGGTGGGCCTGGTCGTCGCGCTGGTGATGCTGGCGCAGATCGTGGCGCTGATCGGGGTCAAGGCTGCGATGCAGGCGCCGCTGGCGGATAATGCGGCCGTCGCGACGGACGTGCCGAACACCACCTGGTTGGCGCGTGCGTTGTTCACGGAATTCATGTTGCCGTTCGAAGTCGCCGCGGTGATCCTGACCGTGGCCGTGGTGGCTGCGGTGATGCTGACCCTGCGTCGTCGTGGCGGCACCAAGCACCAGGATCCGTCGGCACAGGCGCGAGTGAAGGCTTCCGATCGCGTGCGCATCATCAAGATGGACGCCGTCAAGCCTGAGCCGCCTTCTGCAGCGGAAGGGGAGGCTGCGCCATGA
- the nuoI gene encoding NADH-quinone oxidoreductase subunit NuoI — protein MGKIVSYFKSLLLLELAGGLWLTLKYLFRPKYTLMYPMEKTPQSPRFRGLHALRRYPNGEERCIACKLCEAVCPALAITIDSEQRADGTRRTTRYDIDLFKCIFCGFCEESCPVDSIVETHIHEYHFDKRGQNIMTKPQLLAIGDRLEAEIAERRAADAPFR, from the coding sequence ATGGGCAAGATCGTTTCCTATTTCAAGAGCCTGCTGCTGCTGGAGCTCGCCGGCGGCCTGTGGCTGACCCTGAAATACCTGTTCCGTCCGAAGTACACGCTGATGTACCCGATGGAAAAGACCCCGCAGTCGCCGCGTTTCCGTGGCCTGCACGCGCTGCGCCGTTATCCGAACGGCGAAGAGCGTTGCATCGCCTGCAAGCTGTGCGAGGCGGTGTGTCCGGCGCTTGCGATCACCATCGATTCCGAGCAGCGCGCCGACGGCACCCGCCGCACGACGCGCTACGACATCGACCTGTTCAAGTGCATCTTCTGCGGCTTTTGCGAGGAATCCTGCCCGGTGGACTCGATCGTCGAGACGCATATCCACGAATACCACTTCGACAAGCGCGGCCAGAACATCATGACCAAGCCGCAGCTGTTGGCCATTGGCGACAGGCTCGAGGCGGAAATCGCCGAACGCCGCGCCGCCGACGCGCCGTTCCGCTGA
- the nuoG gene encoding NADH-quinone oxidoreductase subunit NuoG, whose translation MSTPPSPVNPNLPPDHVTVFIDGNELAAPKGSMIIQAADKAGIPIPRFCYHDKLPIAANCRMCLVEVEKMPKPAPACATPVMDGMKIATRSDKALKSQRNVMEFLLINHPLDCPICDQGGECELQDLSLGYGRSVSRFVERKRVVADEDMGPLVASDMTRCIQCTRCVRFTADIAGTYELGGMQRGEKLQIGTFDGKPLTTELSGNVIDVCPVGALTNKVFRFKARPWELTAKPSLGYHDALGSNLFHHVRRGEILRSVPRDNEPVNECWISDRDRYAHEGLYAEDRAQVPLIRDGDGFREASWEEALAKAAKVLRDNAAGDLGMLVHPSTSNEEGALLARLADALGTGNLDHRIGQLDLSDGATAEAFAMPVAELEKADAIVIVGSNLRFEVPLLHHRVRRATLRGAKVHVVNPVDFDFAFPIASRSIVPPSQLAAALGKLELGDAAHVAVIVGGVAENSVHASAIRKAAADFASAKNANLCRIPQGANALGLSQHGVLPTAHDAQSMLRDQRSAYVIYGIEPGLDFADQHAALKALGDAQVVAFSQFACQSTRRVADVILPIGALPEIEATLTNLEGKAQVTAVAGKLPGQARPGWRVLRALATELSLPGFEFTDLAGLRAGIAPKAVKAAAGKAVEQGGNGFEVAVSQAIYRVDGVVRRAQALQEHPLTFGARVVLNAADAAATGLADGAMAKLANRVGTATLQVAIDDRVGPGCAWIESGYGATAPLAASAKVEVVRA comes from the coding sequence ATGAGCACGCCTCCGTCCCCGGTCAATCCGAACCTGCCGCCCGACCACGTCACCGTCTTCATCGACGGCAACGAACTGGCCGCGCCCAAGGGCTCGATGATCATCCAGGCCGCCGACAAGGCCGGCATCCCGATCCCGCGTTTCTGCTACCACGACAAGTTGCCGATCGCGGCCAACTGCCGCATGTGCCTGGTCGAGGTCGAGAAGATGCCGAAGCCGGCGCCGGCTTGCGCCACGCCGGTGATGGACGGCATGAAGATCGCGACGCGCAGCGACAAGGCGTTGAAGTCGCAGCGCAACGTGATGGAATTCCTGCTGATCAACCATCCGCTGGACTGCCCGATCTGCGACCAGGGCGGCGAATGCGAATTGCAGGATCTTTCGCTGGGTTATGGCCGTTCTGTCAGTCGCTTCGTTGAGCGTAAGCGCGTCGTCGCCGATGAGGACATGGGCCCGCTGGTCGCCAGCGACATGACCCGCTGCATCCAGTGCACGCGCTGCGTGCGCTTCACCGCGGACATCGCCGGCACCTACGAGCTCGGCGGCATGCAGCGCGGCGAGAAGCTGCAGATCGGCACCTTCGACGGCAAGCCGCTGACCACCGAACTGTCCGGCAACGTGATCGATGTCTGCCCGGTCGGCGCGCTGACCAACAAGGTGTTCCGCTTCAAGGCGCGTCCGTGGGAACTGACCGCCAAGCCGTCGCTGGGCTACCACGATGCGCTGGGCAGCAACCTGTTCCACCACGTGCGCCGCGGCGAGATCCTGCGCAGCGTGCCGCGTGACAACGAGCCGGTGAACGAGTGCTGGATCTCGGATCGCGACCGTTACGCGCATGAAGGCCTGTACGCCGAAGACCGCGCGCAAGTGCCGCTGATCCGTGACGGCGACGGTTTCCGCGAAGCCTCGTGGGAAGAAGCGCTGGCCAAGGCCGCGAAGGTCCTGCGCGACAACGCTGCCGGTGACCTCGGCATGCTGGTGCATCCGTCCACCTCGAACGAGGAGGGCGCCTTGCTTGCTCGCCTGGCCGATGCACTGGGCACCGGCAACCTCGACCACCGCATCGGCCAGCTCGACCTGTCCGATGGCGCGACCGCCGAAGCTTTCGCGATGCCGGTGGCGGAGCTTGAGAAAGCCGATGCCATCGTCATCGTCGGCTCCAACCTGCGCTTCGAAGTGCCGCTGCTGCACCATCGCGTGCGCCGGGCCACGTTGCGCGGTGCCAAGGTGCATGTGGTCAACCCGGTCGATTTCGATTTCGCGTTCCCCATCGCATCGCGCAGCATCGTGCCGCCGTCGCAGCTGGCCGCGGCGTTGGGCAAGCTCGAACTCGGCGATGCCGCGCATGTCGCGGTGATCGTCGGCGGCGTGGCCGAAAACTCCGTGCATGCGTCGGCGATCCGCAAGGCCGCCGCCGATTTCGCTTCGGCGAAGAATGCAAATTTGTGCCGCATCCCGCAGGGCGCGAATGCACTGGGCCTGTCGCAGCATGGCGTGCTGCCGACTGCGCACGATGCGCAGTCGATGCTGCGCGACCAGCGCAGCGCCTATGTGATCTACGGCATCGAACCGGGCCTGGATTTCGCCGACCAGCACGCCGCGCTCAAAGCGCTGGGCGACGCGCAGGTGGTGGCGTTCAGCCAGTTCGCTTGCCAGAGCACTCGCCGCGTCGCCGATGTGATCCTGCCGATCGGCGCGCTGCCGGAAATCGAAGCGACACTGACCAACCTGGAAGGCAAGGCGCAGGTCACTGCGGTAGCCGGCAAGCTGCCGGGTCAGGCGCGTCCGGGTTGGCGCGTGCTGCGCGCGCTCGCCACCGAGTTGTCGCTGCCGGGTTTCGAGTTCACCGATTTGGCCGGCTTGCGTGCCGGCATCGCGCCGAAGGCGGTCAAGGCAGCAGCTGGCAAAGCGGTGGAGCAGGGCGGCAACGGATTCGAAGTCGCAGTCTCGCAGGCGATCTACCGCGTCGACGGCGTGGTTCGTCGTGCGCAGGCACTGCAGGAACATCCGCTCACGTTCGGCGCTCGCGTGGTGCTGAATGCCGCCGATGCCGCAGCAACGGGCCTTGCCGATGGCGCGATGGCGAAGTTGGCCAACCGTGTGGGTACCGCGACCCTGCAGGTCGCGATCGATGACCGCGTCGGACCGGGCTGTGCGTGGATCGAGTCCGGCTACGGTGCGACCGCGCCGCTGGCGGCCTCGGCCAAGGTGGAGGTCGTGCGCGCATGA